Proteins from one Caldanaerobius fijiensis DSM 17918 genomic window:
- a CDS encoding thioredoxin family protein codes for MIEQIQDLKHFEEIKNSQKDYFLLIFYTDTSQKSIEALKNLEEFKSKNPDVSVYAVNASKVKDIHPLYNINAVPAVLLFKKGKPVDQVYGVQSSDFYERFTAQMPSKNAASKDNQNRKLHRVIVYTSTTCPWCAAAKAYLSKNHIPYTEINVSENPSAADELVRKTGHTGVPQIDIDGTFVIGFDKAKINRLLGIN; via the coding sequence ATGATTGAACAGATCCAGGATTTAAAGCATTTTGAAGAGATTAAAAATAGTCAAAAAGACTACTTCTTATTGATATTTTATACAGATACATCCCAGAAAAGCATAGAAGCGCTTAAAAATCTCGAAGAGTTTAAGTCAAAAAATCCTGATGTTTCTGTATACGCAGTAAACGCGTCAAAAGTAAAAGATATCCATCCATTGTATAACATAAATGCAGTTCCGGCCGTCCTTCTGTTTAAAAAAGGTAAACCTGTTGATCAAGTCTATGGCGTACAAAGCAGCGATTTTTATGAAAGATTTACAGCTCAAATGCCTTCGAAAAATGCAGCAAGCAAAGACAACCAGAACAGAAAACTTCACAGGGTAATTGTATACACCTCTACGACATGTCCGTGGTGTGCAGCTGCCAAGGCATATCTTTCAAAAAATCATATCCCATATACAGAAATCAATGTTTCAGAAAATCCATCAGCAGCCGACGAATTGGTGAGAAAAACCGGCCACACAGGAGTTCCCCAGATCGATATCGATGGCACATTTGTAATAGGCTTTGATAAAGCTAAAATAAATAGACTTTTAGGTATAAATTAA
- a CDS encoding N-acetylmuramoyl-L-alanine amidase family protein, with amino-acid sequence MKEQMRNKLGHLFILTVLFVLMYSTAYAGAKQYSVDGQLISYNYPQINIYINGVKKTPTIEPLLLNSRVFVHIRYVAEQFGAKVTGYDKSKVSINYNGKNIVLYYNKNTAYIDDKPVQLDATVKLINGGYTYVPIRFLAEAFDKNVRWDNWSVYITDREQQVVRVKDIRYNDGKLLVQTDGTITFDKFNLPSPDRLVLDLENAVLDSPNNININSNGIKQIRYSQFSLNPNKVRVVVEFDKLVPYEIATTDDKKVLSVVFNKLKEDNPPSGQPANPSQQDPGSSDTSKQNPNPMNPPQQDQQPSSNQYLVNALKYTVTGDTANVAIATNASDYKVDKLDNPTRVYVDLYGAKLGNFASTIDVKDDVVDTIKASQYSQDTVRVVVYLNKNASYQVLKQDGFIVLSLTPIDNSKKIIVIDAGHGGSDPGATGNNLREADVVLQIAKKLQSLLAQAGYNVVMTRTDDSYVGLYDRPALANQLKADVFVSIHANSFSNPSAKGTEILYFNNKKLAQVVHDELMKQVDTVDRGLVERPKLVVLNSTNMPSILVETAFISNPDDAKKLASDDYQLKFAQGIYNGIVKFLNQ; translated from the coding sequence TTGAAGGAACAGATGAGGAATAAATTGGGGCATCTATTTATTTTAACCGTTCTATTTGTTCTGATGTACAGCACGGCATATGCTGGAGCAAAACAATATAGTGTTGATGGACAGCTGATTTCATATAATTATCCTCAGATAAATATTTACATAAATGGTGTTAAAAAAACTCCTACTATTGAACCTTTATTATTAAATAGTCGCGTGTTTGTACATATCAGATACGTCGCAGAGCAGTTTGGAGCAAAAGTTACAGGCTATGACAAAAGTAAGGTATCTATAAATTACAACGGAAAGAACATCGTTTTGTATTATAATAAAAATACTGCTTATATAGATGATAAACCAGTACAGCTAGATGCAACTGTTAAATTGATAAACGGTGGATATACATATGTACCTATAAGGTTTTTAGCAGAGGCATTTGATAAAAATGTCAGGTGGGACAACTGGTCTGTTTATATTACTGACAGGGAGCAACAGGTAGTTAGGGTAAAGGATATACGATATAATGATGGCAAACTACTGGTTCAGACCGACGGCACAATAACTTTTGACAAATTCAATTTGCCATCGCCTGACAGATTAGTGTTAGATCTGGAAAATGCTGTTTTGGATTCACCCAACAACATAAATATAAATAGCAACGGGATAAAACAGATACGATATTCTCAGTTTAGCTTAAACCCCAACAAGGTTCGAGTTGTTGTGGAGTTTGATAAATTAGTTCCTTACGAAATAGCTACTACTGATGATAAAAAAGTGCTATCGGTGGTGTTCAATAAATTAAAAGAGGACAACCCTCCATCAGGACAACCTGCAAACCCATCACAACAGGATCCGGGGTCTTCTGATACATCTAAGCAGAATCCCAATCCTATGAATCCACCTCAGCAGGATCAGCAGCCATCTTCAAATCAATATTTGGTGAATGCTCTTAAATACACAGTCACAGGAGATACAGCCAATGTTGCCATAGCTACAAACGCGTCTGATTATAAAGTAGATAAGTTGGACAATCCTACAAGGGTGTATGTGGATTTATATGGCGCGAAATTAGGCAATTTTGCCAGCACCATAGATGTAAAGGATGACGTAGTAGACACTATAAAAGCCAGTCAGTATTCACAGGATACGGTTCGAGTGGTTGTTTATCTAAATAAAAATGCGTCCTATCAAGTATTGAAACAGGATGGCTTTATAGTATTATCTTTGACACCGATAGATAATTCCAAAAAGATCATTGTGATTGATGCCGGACATGGTGGTTCAGATCCTGGTGCTACAGGTAATAATCTACGTGAAGCCGATGTGGTGTTGCAGATAGCTAAGAAGCTTCAATCTCTATTGGCTCAAGCAGGATATAATGTGGTGATGACGAGGACTGATGATAGTTATGTAGGATTGTATGATAGGCCTGCGTTGGCTAATCAACTTAAAGCTGACGTTTTTGTCAGCATACATGCTAACTCTTTTTCAAATCCTTCTGCTAAGGGTACGGAGATACTTTATTTTAACAATAAGAAATTGGCTCAAGTGGTACACGATGAGTTGATGAAGCAGGTGGATACGGTGGATAGAGGACTTGTTGAAAGGCCAAAGTTGGTTGTGTTAAATAGTACTAATATGCCTTCAATTTTAGTAGAGACAGCTTTTATAAGCAATCCTGATGATGCAAAAAAATTGGCTTCTGATGACTATCAACTCAAGTTTGCGCAGGGAATATACAATGGGATAGTTAAATTTTTAAATCAATAG
- a CDS encoding DUF5685 family protein, with protein sequence MFGYIKPYKPEMKIKEYQVFTAYYCGLCKELGRNYGQISRFTLNYEFTFLAILLSALSDEEIVISKEGCIISPIKKRPVLRDNPFLTYAADMSTILTYYKFIDAKRDDKSVFGFTASTLFYKIFKKAKEKFPDKESDIRKHIEELNKLERDRCRSVDVVAEPFARILKDIFLYPDLKLSDEELANIAEMAYHIGRFIYIIDAFDDIQRDIEKDSYNPLLLQFEYSGEPIDEFKERVLDWVEFNLTFTLSVISQCYGRLKLKKNKGIVDNVIYLGLYKEAEMVLKGDKKKCGAHMKYWD encoded by the coding sequence ATGTTTGGCTATATAAAACCTTATAAGCCTGAAATGAAGATAAAAGAATACCAGGTTTTTACTGCTTATTATTGTGGCCTTTGTAAGGAGTTAGGACGTAATTATGGTCAGATAAGCAGGTTTACGTTGAATTATGAGTTTACCTTCCTAGCAATCCTGCTGTCAGCATTATCGGATGAAGAAATTGTCATAAGCAAAGAAGGATGTATTATAAGCCCAATAAAGAAAAGGCCTGTTTTAAGGGACAACCCATTTCTTACTTATGCTGCGGATATGAGCACGATACTCACCTATTATAAGTTTATAGATGCTAAAAGAGATGATAAGTCTGTCTTTGGCTTTACAGCATCAACACTTTTTTATAAAATATTTAAAAAGGCAAAGGAAAAATTTCCTGATAAAGAGAGCGACATTAGAAAGCATATTGAGGAATTGAACAAATTGGAACGGGATAGATGCAGGAGCGTTGATGTAGTGGCTGAACCTTTTGCACGTATTTTAAAGGATATTTTTTTATACCCGGATTTAAAGCTATCGGATGAGGAACTGGCAAATATAGCTGAAATGGCATATCACATAGGTAGGTTTATATACATTATTGATGCTTTTGATGATATTCAACGGGATATAGAAAAAGACAGTTATAATCCTCTTCTTTTGCAATTTGAATATAGTGGTGAGCCAATTGATGAATTTAAAGAACGAGTTTTAGACTGGGTAGAGTTTAACTTGACATTTACATTGAGTGTCATAAGCCAGTGCTATGGCAGGTTAAAGTTAAAGAAAAATAAAGGCATAGTAGATAATGTGATTTATTTAGGGTTATACAAAGAGGCAGAGATGGTTTTGAAAGGGGATAAGAAGAAATGCGGAGCCCATATGAAGTATTGGGATTAA
- a CDS encoding co-chaperone GroES family protein has protein sequence MKKIQPINNYALIKLNSEAERNIGGIIIPKTAQDNITQGEIAALSAGSTDELAVGDKVIYKDISGTKISHEGIDYLLIPVSDIIAKFVEVDEI, from the coding sequence ATGAAAAAAATACAACCTATAAATAATTACGCACTCATCAAATTAAACAGCGAAGCAGAAAGAAACATTGGTGGTATCATAATTCCAAAAACAGCTCAAGATAACATTACGCAAGGTGAAATAGCAGCGTTATCTGCTGGTTCTACTGATGAATTAGCCGTAGGTGATAAGGTCATATACAAAGATATTTCTGGAACCAAAATATCTCATGAAGGGATAGATTATTTACTTATACCTGTATCTGATATAATCGCAAAGTTCGTTGAAGTTGATGAAATATAG
- a CDS encoding iron-containing alcohol dehydrogenase family protein: MKYNYFIPTRIIFGENCIKENSNYMTIGHKALIVTGKSSRNNGSLDDVISALESHGIKYEIFDRVRSNPDLENVSEGADVARRADVDFVIGIGGGSPLDASKAIAVLAANPMMDAEELFSNAFKNKPLPIIAVPTTAGTGSEVTPYSILTYDRIGSKKNFVSPYIFPQVAYLDARYTINLPYSVTVDTMLDALSHLIEGYLSVKYSDFYFWMVEKGLKGLSKNYKSVMDGQLDLKTREVLLNSSLLGGMLIAHTGTSIVHAMGYSLTYYKDIPHGRANGMLLADYLKFNCETDGDKVEHILSLLNIGDIEELRSIVSGLLQRVDKRPDISESEMAHYASIAIQAPNIANNKKVVTQEDLFKIYKSSLMWI, translated from the coding sequence ATGAAATATAATTATTTTATACCTACCAGGATTATTTTTGGAGAAAATTGTATAAAAGAGAACAGCAATTATATGACTATAGGTCATAAAGCCCTTATCGTCACAGGAAAGAGTTCCAGAAATAATGGATCCCTTGACGATGTGATATCAGCACTGGAGAGCCACGGGATAAAATACGAGATCTTTGACAGAGTGAGGTCTAATCCAGATCTGGAAAATGTGTCGGAAGGCGCTGACGTAGCAAGGAGAGCGGATGTAGATTTTGTAATCGGTATAGGAGGCGGGTCGCCTCTGGATGCCTCAAAGGCCATTGCTGTATTAGCTGCAAATCCCATGATGGATGCCGAAGAACTTTTTAGCAATGCGTTTAAAAATAAACCCTTGCCAATTATAGCTGTTCCCACTACGGCCGGCACGGGAAGTGAGGTTACTCCCTATTCTATATTGACATACGACAGGATAGGCTCTAAAAAGAATTTTGTAAGCCCGTATATTTTCCCTCAGGTGGCTTATCTCGATGCCAGATACACCATAAACCTTCCATATAGTGTCACTGTAGATACCATGCTTGACGCACTATCCCATCTAATTGAGGGATATTTATCGGTGAAATACAGTGACTTTTACTTTTGGATGGTGGAAAAAGGCCTTAAAGGGCTTAGCAAAAATTACAAAAGTGTTATGGATGGCCAGCTGGACCTGAAAACAAGAGAGGTATTATTAAATTCATCGCTGTTAGGCGGGATGTTGATAGCACATACCGGTACCTCTATAGTTCACGCCATGGGCTATTCTTTAACTTACTACAAGGACATACCTCACGGCAGGGCTAACGGTATGCTTTTAGCAGATTACCTTAAGTTCAACTGCGAAACCGATGGGGATAAGGTAGAGCACATTTTGAGTTTACTTAATATAGGAGATATTGAGGAATTGCGGAGCATTGTAAGTGGCCTTCTCCAAAGGGTTGACAAAAGACCGGATATATCTGAGAGCGAGATGGCTCATTACGCATCAATTGCCATACAAGCTCCCAATATCGCTAACAATAAAAAAGTTGTTACACAGGAGGATCTCTTTAAGATTTATAAGAGCAGTTTGATGTGGATATGA
- the rph gene encoding ribonuclease PH, producing MMRRDKRLADQLREVKITRSYLIHPEGSVLIEMGNTKVICTATIEDKVPLFLKGKNKGWITSEYAMIPRATEVRNAREISKGRISGRTQEIQRLIGRALRSVVDLDALGERTIWIDCDVIQADGGTRTASITGSFVALAEAFDKMVKKNMIDHIPLTSYVAAVSVGIVNGEQLLDLCYQEDASAKVDMNVVMTDKGEFVEVQGTGEDSPFSQGDLLDLLVLAEKGIMQLIDKQKECLGDIADKIGVKNNESIAGDKKSRQSNRNEKNYE from the coding sequence CTGATGAGGCGTGATAAGAGATTAGCAGACCAGTTAAGAGAAGTAAAAATCACTAGAAGTTATCTTATACATCCCGAAGGGTCTGTTTTAATAGAAATGGGTAATACAAAAGTTATATGCACAGCTACGATTGAGGATAAAGTCCCGCTTTTTTTAAAAGGGAAGAATAAAGGCTGGATTACCAGCGAATATGCTATGATTCCCAGGGCTACCGAAGTGAGAAATGCAAGGGAAATCTCAAAAGGAAGGATTAGCGGCAGGACACAGGAAATTCAGAGGTTGATTGGAAGAGCATTGAGGTCGGTGGTGGACTTGGACGCGCTGGGAGAGAGGACTATATGGATTGACTGCGACGTGATACAGGCTGATGGCGGTACCAGAACGGCATCGATAACAGGTTCTTTCGTAGCCCTCGCAGAGGCTTTTGACAAAATGGTAAAAAAAAATATGATCGATCACATACCACTTACCAGCTATGTAGCGGCAGTAAGTGTAGGTATTGTCAACGGTGAACAGTTGTTGGACTTATGTTATCAAGAAGATGCATCGGCCAAGGTGGACATGAATGTGGTTATGACGGATAAAGGGGAATTTGTTGAGGTACAAGGGACTGGTGAGGATAGTCCTTTTTCTCAAGGAGATTTGTTAGACCTGCTGGTTCTGGCTGAAAAAGGTATTATGCAATTGATAGACAAACAGAAGGAATGCCTTGGAGATATAGCGGATAAGATAGGGGTGAAAAATAATGAAAGTATTGCTGGTGACAAAAAATCAAGGCAAAGCAATAGAAATGAAAAAAATTATGAGTGA
- a CDS encoding metallophosphoesterase, which translates to MRIGVISDTHRAIVLAQKAIEQMGPVDMVLHLGDNFTDAVKLAKIFPNIKFEYVMGNCDFGYGDASEKLLEICGRKVFMTHGHRYNVKIGYMELYERAKELGAEVALFGHTHCPMMERLGNVHIINPGSVSMPRCGVQRTCAIVFIDEKKIDYGMIVLEN; encoded by the coding sequence ATGAGAATCGGTGTAATAAGTGATACCCATAGGGCAATTGTATTAGCACAAAAGGCTATAGAGCAAATGGGTCCTGTGGACATGGTCTTGCATCTGGGTGATAATTTTACCGATGCTGTAAAGCTGGCCAAGATCTTTCCGAATATAAAATTTGAATATGTAATGGGAAATTGCGATTTTGGATACGGCGATGCCAGTGAAAAGCTATTGGAGATATGTGGAAGAAAAGTTTTTATGACTCATGGGCATAGATACAATGTTAAAATTGGGTATATGGAATTGTATGAGAGAGCAAAGGAATTGGGAGCAGAAGTAGCTTTGTTTGGCCATACCCATTGTCCGATGATGGAGCGTTTGGGTAATGTACACATAATTAATCCTGGTAGTGTATCTATGCCAAGGTGTGGCGTTCAAAGAACATGTGCGATTGTATTTATCGACGAGAAGAAGATTGATTATGGAATGATTGTATTGGAGAATTGA
- a CDS encoding J domain-containing protein, which produces MRSPYEVLGLREGASIDEVKKAYRELVKKYHPDQYGDNPLKELAEEKLKEINEAYNMIMEGRTGTTQNNMHYEQRYSGNDSYGRSSYSNSYSSGENDRFSMVIDAINRKDFYRAESILQSIRDRNARWYYLYGYVNYYLGRYGDAYSCFRMAVDMEPGNPEYREALNNMMSMRSNYQRNVYNTIGREDDCCRALCTLWACDTCCECIGGDMCSCF; this is translated from the coding sequence ATGCGGAGCCCATATGAAGTATTGGGATTAAGGGAAGGAGCTTCTATTGATGAAGTAAAAAAGGCATATAGGGAATTGGTAAAAAAGTATCATCCTGATCAGTATGGAGATAATCCATTAAAAGAACTGGCTGAGGAAAAACTAAAAGAAATCAATGAAGCATACAATATGATTATGGAAGGCCGTACCGGTACTACTCAAAATAATATGCATTATGAACAAAGATACAGCGGGAATGATTCATATGGTAGATCATCTTACAGTAATTCATACAGCAGTGGTGAAAATGATAGATTTTCAATGGTTATTGATGCTATAAACCGGAAGGATTTTTATAGAGCCGAGAGCATACTGCAGAGTATAAGGGATAGAAACGCTCGATGGTATTATCTTTATGGCTATGTCAACTATTATTTAGGCCGTTATGGAGATGCCTACAGCTGCTTCAGGATGGCCGTAGATATGGAACCGGGAAACCCCGAATATAGAGAAGCATTAAATAATATGATGAGTATGAGAAGTAATTACCAACGGAATGTGTACAATACTATAGGTCGCGAAGACGATTGTTGCCGCGCTCTGTGCACGCTGTGGGCTTGTGACACGTGTTGTGAATGCATAGGTGGGGATATGTGTTCTTGCTTTTGA
- a CDS encoding XTP/dITP diphosphatase — protein MKVLLVTKNQGKAIEMKKIMSDMDLELMDLTDLDIDIDVIEDGKTFEENALKKAYTYHKATGLPCIADDSGLEVDYLKGAPGVYTARYAGDSATDQENIMKLLREMESAPEDQRNARFVCAIAFVLADGTAIITRGVCDGKIAHEMRGSNGFGYDPVFYVPEYNMTFAELDDMVKNRISHRAKALEQMKKYIKKLDVML, from the coding sequence ATGAAAGTATTGCTGGTGACAAAAAATCAAGGCAAAGCAATAGAAATGAAAAAAATTATGAGTGACATGGATCTCGAACTAATGGATCTTACAGACCTGGACATAGATATAGATGTGATTGAAGATGGCAAGACCTTTGAAGAAAATGCGCTTAAAAAGGCCTATACGTACCACAAGGCCACAGGTCTTCCGTGTATTGCTGATGATTCGGGACTGGAAGTGGATTACCTTAAAGGAGCGCCGGGTGTATATACAGCCAGATATGCAGGAGATAGCGCTACAGATCAGGAAAATATAATGAAGTTGCTTCGTGAGATGGAATCGGCACCCGAAGATCAAAGAAATGCCCGATTTGTATGCGCTATCGCGTTTGTCTTAGCTGATGGTACTGCTATTATAACAAGAGGGGTATGTGATGGGAAAATAGCCCATGAGATGAGGGGCAGTAACGGATTTGGTTATGATCCAGTATTTTATGTTCCCGAGTATAACATGACTTTCGCGGAGCTGGATGATATGGTTAAAAATCGCATAAGTCACAGGGCTAAAGCATTAGAGCAGATGAAAAAATATATAAAAAAGTTGGATGTGATGTTATGA
- a CDS encoding corrinoid protein: MEILKEISEALQVGNAKKVKELVQKALDDGISPKDILNNGLIDGMNIVGVKFKNNEIYVPEVLIAARAMQAGMDILKPLLTASGVKPIGKVVIGTVKGDLHDIGKNLVKMMMQGAGLEVIDLGVDVSPEKFVNAAKENDADIVALSALLTTTMPGMKNVIAALEEAGIRDKVKVMIGGAPVTQNYADEIGADGYARDAASAAEMAREFVLNKAS, encoded by the coding sequence ATGGAAATTTTGAAGGAAATTTCAGAGGCATTACAGGTGGGAAATGCCAAAAAAGTAAAAGAGTTGGTTCAAAAGGCCTTAGATGATGGCATATCGCCAAAGGATATTTTAAACAATGGACTTATTGATGGAATGAACATTGTAGGTGTTAAGTTTAAAAACAACGAGATCTATGTACCTGAAGTGTTGATTGCAGCTAGGGCTATGCAGGCAGGCATGGATATATTAAAGCCACTTCTCACTGCTTCTGGGGTAAAACCTATTGGCAAAGTGGTTATAGGGACGGTTAAAGGTGACCTGCACGATATAGGTAAGAACCTGGTAAAAATGATGATGCAGGGTGCGGGCCTTGAAGTGATTGATCTAGGCGTTGATGTGTCACCTGAGAAATTTGTAAATGCCGCTAAAGAAAATGATGCCGATATAGTGGCATTATCTGCCCTGCTTACAACTACGATGCCTGGCATGAAGAATGTTATAGCTGCTTTAGAAGAGGCAGGTATCAGGGATAAAGTAAAGGTTATGATCGGCGGAGCTCCTGTTACTCAGAATTATGCCGATGAAATCGGCGCAGATGGATATGCCAGAGATGCGGCATCAGCAGCTGAAATGGCAAGAGAATTTGTACTCAACAAAGCCAGCTGA
- a CDS encoding MFS transporter: MRKSVIFKLQYFFIFLAMGAVAPFFNLYLKKIGFSGTEIGIIGSMSPIVMLFSQPFWGLICDRYNARKKALLIAVFLSAILNLSYLLTRNFYSMIVIAIVVNFFSSAINPILDSSTLTYLSENSNDYGKFRVWGSIGYAFSTLIIGYFLQIAGISNMFYAYAAFMLITFVYSFKMPEVQRANVNRGKGHVSGLLCNDNLMIFLGIVFISQLAVVISEAFFGIYMNTIKAPEGLIGLAWFIAALCELPVFIYSSVLLEKFGSKKLLAFAMAVFAIRIFLYSVLRNPYAVLIVQSLSGLDFAPFYAAAVTFVNEHAPENLKTTAQTLFNLIAYSFSSIAGNLLGGRLYDIFGIQIMYRYFSALVIIALFLLLIFVREKAGLSDQS; the protein is encoded by the coding sequence ATGCGTAAAAGCGTGATTTTTAAGCTGCAATATTTTTTTATTTTTTTGGCCATGGGAGCCGTAGCGCCATTTTTTAATCTGTATCTAAAAAAAATCGGTTTCAGCGGTACAGAAATAGGTATAATTGGCTCTATGAGTCCAATTGTCATGCTATTTTCACAACCTTTTTGGGGACTTATATGTGATCGCTATAATGCCAGGAAAAAAGCATTACTTATTGCTGTTTTTTTATCTGCAATTTTAAATTTAAGTTACTTGCTTACACGTAATTTTTATTCCATGATTGTTATAGCTATTGTTGTTAACTTTTTTTCAAGTGCCATAAATCCGATACTGGACAGCAGTACACTTACATATTTGAGCGAAAATAGTAATGATTACGGGAAGTTTAGGGTTTGGGGTTCAATAGGTTATGCTTTTTCTACATTGATAATAGGATATTTTCTACAGATTGCAGGAATAAGCAATATGTTTTATGCATATGCTGCTTTTATGTTGATAACATTCGTTTACTCATTTAAGATGCCAGAAGTTCAAAGAGCTAATGTAAATAGGGGAAAAGGGCATGTAAGCGGGTTACTGTGCAACGATAATTTGATGATATTTCTGGGAATTGTTTTTATAAGCCAATTGGCGGTGGTTATATCCGAGGCTTTTTTTGGAATTTATATGAATACCATAAAAGCTCCCGAAGGCCTTATAGGGTTAGCGTGGTTTATCGCAGCTTTGTGCGAATTGCCGGTTTTTATATACTCTTCTGTTTTGCTAGAAAAATTTGGTTCTAAAAAGTTATTAGCATTTGCTATGGCAGTGTTTGCTATCAGGATATTTTTGTATAGTGTGTTAAGGAATCCTTATGCCGTTTTAATAGTTCAGTCGCTAAGTGGTTTAGATTTTGCACCATTTTATGCGGCTGCTGTCACATTTGTTAACGAACATGCTCCTGAAAACCTCAAGACGACAGCACAAACCTTGTTTAATCTCATAGCTTATAGTTTTTCAAGCATAGCAGGAAATCTTTTGGGTGGTAGACTTTATGATATCTTTGGCATACAGATCATGTACAGATATTTTTCAGCATTGGTAATAATCGCACTATTTTTGTTGTTAATTTTTGTTAGAGAGAAAGCAGGATTAAGTGATCAAAGTTAA